One genomic window of Syngnathoides biaculeatus isolate LvHL_M chromosome 13, ASM1980259v1, whole genome shotgun sequence includes the following:
- the si:ch211-188c16.1 gene encoding FYN-binding protein 1 isoform X2, with translation MEEEGQINVKALRAKFQEEALLAQSKSTRPAVAEKPKILPPAGGHCSSVVGSLNVAAENKTSVVPRVIFRDELRASGGKRTISFPPPPPRISPSSRPASADGAKKQSFKERRMPRVLPVLCAKEHKSDPQAATASRQEQEPAKENIPQIKPRKNNLLLALKPLKVSKFSTESEEEPTYAELTSRPSSAPGELPSVPKRTSDDGVWLHGDQLSAEWRLSSPNVSVTPPSAEGSVDSDSRVISTFERAKKKFSRRHVSISSKPKSLRSPDVGSSEWAFPPPLKDPQNVEPDLPPLPPPPVALPHLSCISARPFSKVTNSARKPAFMKQCRPDKAEAPPAAAGLPSHPSPQKNPLPDLGSLGAKPGKPPRPPLVALRHYRQPSIREAIKDISQEPATGLESERPISGAVPDAPVFPDFENPEMEPTESEAVDIAALDLEVLDLRGLGSPPPAPTDPGPPQSDACSPAGTDESCVVRRLRLGSRNGIAPRSAVFPEPSNVTGCVTPDRGVPSEDADEAELSAAESARDENELGLRAVATRDGICAQTSERDYECENVYEDVENLNKFFVCQNSHKQKGNPKNPYADGNPPAKEEAAAALNIWPRNPWGSVSGEHPSHNQVSSPNTAAYKERKKREKHRLEKEKKEQKEREKRENEMKKKFKVTGDEEPMYHAKVMVASKLRKNDLPVKSGDTVSIIRTTNCPKGKWLARDAGRKYGYISVMNVELNIREMLELGKKAQAAGRAPNVDGDTISVGSRSSSHLVVTSSFTDDSEEWACDDETLPAIYDSHFPHQATSAPETPDLADTRRTLSDANFEDQHTQTRHQALQKLAIFFEHAKDDFGDFPDSGAPTPTNAEPTSFLCAVEELPYPEQEVDLSELELIPPPPLYADTV, from the exons ATGGAGGAG gaaggTCAAATAAACGTCAAAGCTCTGCGGGCCAAGTTTCAAGAGGAAGCTCTTCTGGCTCAGTCCAAAAGCACTCGACCCGCCGTAGCGGAAAAACCCAAAATCCTTCCTCCTGCTGGAGGACACTGCAGCTCAGTGGTTGGCAGTCTCAACGTTGCCGCAGAGAACAAGACAAGTGTGGTTCCCCGAGTTATCTTCAGGGATGAACTGCGAGCTTCTGGGGGGAAACGGACCATTTCATTTCCACCACCACCGCCGCGGATCTCCCCGTCTTCTCGGCCCGCGAGCGCAGACGGCGCAAAAAAGCAGTCCTTCAAAGAGCGACGCATGCCGAGAGTGCTTCCTGTCCTGTGTGCCAAAGAGCACAAGAGTGACCCGCAAGCCGCAACAGCATCTCGACAAGAACAAGAGCCGGCGAAAGAAAACATCCCGCAAATAAAACCCAGGAAGAATAATTTGCTGCTCGCTTTGAAGCCGCTGAAAGTGTCAAAGTTTAGCACAGAAAGTGAAGAGGAACCCACATATGCTGAATTGACCAGCAGGCCTTCCAGCGCTCCTGGCGAGCTGCCCTCCGTGCCGAAGCGGACGTCGGACGACGGCGTTTGGCTCCACGGAGACCAGTTAAGCGCGGAGTGGCGCCTCTCCAGTCCAAACGTCTCGGTCACTCCTCCGTCAGCAGAGGGCAGCGTTGACTCTGACAGTCGCGTCATCAGCACCTTCGAGAGGGCCAAGAAGAAGTTCTCCCGCCGGCACGTATCGATTTCCAGCAAACCAAAAAGTCTGCGTTCCCCCGACGTCGGATCGAGCGAGTGGGCGTTCCCTCCGCCGCTGAAGGACCCGCAGAACGTGGAGCCCGACCTACCGCCGCTTCCTCCGCCGCCCGTCGCTCTCCCGCACCTGTCTTGCATCTCTGCCCGACCTTTCTCCAAAGTCACCAACTCTGCCCGAA AGCCTGCATTTATGAAGCAGTGTCGCCCGGATAAAGCCGAAGCTCCTCCTGCCGCTGCTGGACTTCCTTCCCACCCATCTCCTCAAAAGAATCCTCTGCCGGACTTGGGGTCACTCGGGGCAAAACCAGGAAAGCCTCCCAGACCTCCATTAGTCGCTCTCAGACATTACCGCCAGCCTTCAATTCGCG aGGCGATAAAAGATATCAGCCAAGAGCCAGCCACGGGTCTGGAGTCCGAAAGGCCGATCTCCGGCGCTGTCCCGGATGCTCCCGTCTTTCCGGACTTTGAGAATCCAGAGATGGAGCCCACGGAGAGCGAAGCTGTAGATATTGCTGCGTTGGACCTCGAGGTTCTGGATTTGAGAGGTCTTGGCTCTCCGCCTCCTGCGCCCACCGACCCTGGACCTCCACAATCTGACGCGTGTTCTCCGGCGGGAACCGACGAAAGCTGCGTCGTCCGCCGGCTGCGACTCGGCAGTCGGAACGGAATAGCTCCTCGTTCGGCCGTCTTCCCTGAGCCGTCAAACGTGACCGGGTGCGTCACACCGGACCGGGGCGTTCCGAGCGAGGACGCCGATGAGGCTGAACTGTCGGCTGCCGAGTCCGCCCGAGACGAGAACGAGCTCGGTCTCCGAGCCGTGGCGACTCGCGATGGGATTTGCGCACAGACGAG TGAACGAGACTATGAGTGTGAAAATGTTTATGAAGATGTGGAAAACCTCAACAAATTCTTCGTGTGCCAAAACTCGCACAAGCAAAAAGGCAACCCGAAGA ATCCATACGCTGACGGCAACCCTCCTGCG aaagaggaggcggcggcggcgcttaACATTTGGCCACGGAATCCATG GGGCAGCGTCTCAGGAGAACATCCATCCCATAATCAGGTCTCCAG CCCCAACACGGCTGCCTATAAGGAACGCAAGAAGAGGGAGAAGCACCGCCtggagaaggagaaaaaggagcAAAAGGAAAGGGAGaagagagaaaatgaaatgaaaaagaaatttaaa GTGACGGGCGACGAGGAGCCGATGTACCACGCCAAGGTGATGGTGGCCAGCAAACTCCGCAAGAACGACCTTCCTGTCAAAAGCGGGGACACCGTCAGCATCATCCGAACTACCAACTGCCCCAAAGGCAAATGGCTGGCACGGGACGCGGGCAGAAAAT ACGGTTACATCTCGGTGATGAACGTGGAGCTTAATATCAGGGAGATGCTGGAACTGGGCAAAAAGGCCCAAGCGGCCGGACGGGCTCCCAACGTGGACGGTGACACCATCAGCGTCGGCAGCAG ATCTTCAAGCCATCTTGTGGTCACAAGCAGTT TCACCGATGACAGCGAGGAGTGGGCCTGCGACGACGAGACGCTGCCAGCCATCTACGACAGCCA CTTTCCCCATCAAGCAACGTCAGCGCCTGAAACAC CTGACCTCGCTGACACTCGGCGCACGTTGAGCGACGCCAACTTTGAGGATCAGCACACACA GACAAGACACCAAGCCCTGCAGAAGCTGGCCATCTTCTTCGAACACGCCAAAGACGATTTTGGCGACTTTCCTGATAGTGGCGCTCCCACTCCGACTAA TGCCGAGCCGACAA GCTTCTTGTGTGCTGTCGAGGAGCTTCCTTATCC CGAACAGGAAGTGGACCTCTCCGAGCTGGAACTTATTCCTCCGCCGCCTCTGTACGCCGACACCGTCTGA
- the si:ch211-188c16.1 gene encoding FYN-binding protein 1 isoform X1, translating into MEEEGQINVKALRAKFQEEALLAQSKSTRPAVAEKPKILPPAGGHCSSVVGSLNVAAENKTSVVPRVIFRDELRASGGKRTISFPPPPPRISPSSRPASADGAKKQSFKERRMPRVLPVLCAKEHKSDPQAATASRQEQEPAKENIPQIKPRKNNLLLALKPLKVSKFSTESEEEPTYAELTSRPSSAPGELPSVPKRTSDDGVWLHGDQLSAEWRLSSPNVSVTPPSAEGSVDSDSRVISTFERAKKKFSRRHVSISSKPKSLRSPDVGSSEWAFPPPLKDPQNVEPDLPPLPPPPVALPHLSCISARPFSKVTNSARKPAFMKQCRPDKAEAPPAAAGLPSHPSPQKNPLPDLGSLGAKPGKPPRPPLVALRHYRQPSIREAIKDISQEPATGLESERPISGAVPDAPVFPDFENPEMEPTESEAVDIAALDLEVLDLRGLGSPPPAPTDPGPPQSDACSPAGTDESCVVRRLRLGSRNGIAPRSAVFPEPSNVTGCVTPDRGVPSEDADEAELSAAESARDENELGLRAVATRDGICAQTSERDYECENVYEDVENLNKFFVCQNSHKQKGNPKNPYADGNPPAKEEAAAALNIWPRNPWGSVSGEHPSHNQVSSPNTAAYKERKKREKHRLEKEKKEQKEREKRENEMKKKFKVTGDEEPMYHAKVMVASKLRKNDLPVKSGDTVSIIRTTNCPKGKWLARDAGRKYGYISVMNVELNIREMLELGKKAQAAGRAPNVDGDTISVGSRSSSHLVVTSSFTDDSEEWACDDETLPAIYDSHFPHQATSAPETPADLADTRRTLSDANFEDQHTQTRHQALQKLAIFFEHAKDDFGDFPDSGAPTPTNAEPTSFLCAVEELPYPEQEVDLSELELIPPPPLYADTV; encoded by the exons ATGGAGGAG gaaggTCAAATAAACGTCAAAGCTCTGCGGGCCAAGTTTCAAGAGGAAGCTCTTCTGGCTCAGTCCAAAAGCACTCGACCCGCCGTAGCGGAAAAACCCAAAATCCTTCCTCCTGCTGGAGGACACTGCAGCTCAGTGGTTGGCAGTCTCAACGTTGCCGCAGAGAACAAGACAAGTGTGGTTCCCCGAGTTATCTTCAGGGATGAACTGCGAGCTTCTGGGGGGAAACGGACCATTTCATTTCCACCACCACCGCCGCGGATCTCCCCGTCTTCTCGGCCCGCGAGCGCAGACGGCGCAAAAAAGCAGTCCTTCAAAGAGCGACGCATGCCGAGAGTGCTTCCTGTCCTGTGTGCCAAAGAGCACAAGAGTGACCCGCAAGCCGCAACAGCATCTCGACAAGAACAAGAGCCGGCGAAAGAAAACATCCCGCAAATAAAACCCAGGAAGAATAATTTGCTGCTCGCTTTGAAGCCGCTGAAAGTGTCAAAGTTTAGCACAGAAAGTGAAGAGGAACCCACATATGCTGAATTGACCAGCAGGCCTTCCAGCGCTCCTGGCGAGCTGCCCTCCGTGCCGAAGCGGACGTCGGACGACGGCGTTTGGCTCCACGGAGACCAGTTAAGCGCGGAGTGGCGCCTCTCCAGTCCAAACGTCTCGGTCACTCCTCCGTCAGCAGAGGGCAGCGTTGACTCTGACAGTCGCGTCATCAGCACCTTCGAGAGGGCCAAGAAGAAGTTCTCCCGCCGGCACGTATCGATTTCCAGCAAACCAAAAAGTCTGCGTTCCCCCGACGTCGGATCGAGCGAGTGGGCGTTCCCTCCGCCGCTGAAGGACCCGCAGAACGTGGAGCCCGACCTACCGCCGCTTCCTCCGCCGCCCGTCGCTCTCCCGCACCTGTCTTGCATCTCTGCCCGACCTTTCTCCAAAGTCACCAACTCTGCCCGAA AGCCTGCATTTATGAAGCAGTGTCGCCCGGATAAAGCCGAAGCTCCTCCTGCCGCTGCTGGACTTCCTTCCCACCCATCTCCTCAAAAGAATCCTCTGCCGGACTTGGGGTCACTCGGGGCAAAACCAGGAAAGCCTCCCAGACCTCCATTAGTCGCTCTCAGACATTACCGCCAGCCTTCAATTCGCG aGGCGATAAAAGATATCAGCCAAGAGCCAGCCACGGGTCTGGAGTCCGAAAGGCCGATCTCCGGCGCTGTCCCGGATGCTCCCGTCTTTCCGGACTTTGAGAATCCAGAGATGGAGCCCACGGAGAGCGAAGCTGTAGATATTGCTGCGTTGGACCTCGAGGTTCTGGATTTGAGAGGTCTTGGCTCTCCGCCTCCTGCGCCCACCGACCCTGGACCTCCACAATCTGACGCGTGTTCTCCGGCGGGAACCGACGAAAGCTGCGTCGTCCGCCGGCTGCGACTCGGCAGTCGGAACGGAATAGCTCCTCGTTCGGCCGTCTTCCCTGAGCCGTCAAACGTGACCGGGTGCGTCACACCGGACCGGGGCGTTCCGAGCGAGGACGCCGATGAGGCTGAACTGTCGGCTGCCGAGTCCGCCCGAGACGAGAACGAGCTCGGTCTCCGAGCCGTGGCGACTCGCGATGGGATTTGCGCACAGACGAG TGAACGAGACTATGAGTGTGAAAATGTTTATGAAGATGTGGAAAACCTCAACAAATTCTTCGTGTGCCAAAACTCGCACAAGCAAAAAGGCAACCCGAAGA ATCCATACGCTGACGGCAACCCTCCTGCG aaagaggaggcggcggcggcgcttaACATTTGGCCACGGAATCCATG GGGCAGCGTCTCAGGAGAACATCCATCCCATAATCAGGTCTCCAG CCCCAACACGGCTGCCTATAAGGAACGCAAGAAGAGGGAGAAGCACCGCCtggagaaggagaaaaaggagcAAAAGGAAAGGGAGaagagagaaaatgaaatgaaaaagaaatttaaa GTGACGGGCGACGAGGAGCCGATGTACCACGCCAAGGTGATGGTGGCCAGCAAACTCCGCAAGAACGACCTTCCTGTCAAAAGCGGGGACACCGTCAGCATCATCCGAACTACCAACTGCCCCAAAGGCAAATGGCTGGCACGGGACGCGGGCAGAAAAT ACGGTTACATCTCGGTGATGAACGTGGAGCTTAATATCAGGGAGATGCTGGAACTGGGCAAAAAGGCCCAAGCGGCCGGACGGGCTCCCAACGTGGACGGTGACACCATCAGCGTCGGCAGCAG ATCTTCAAGCCATCTTGTGGTCACAAGCAGTT TCACCGATGACAGCGAGGAGTGGGCCTGCGACGACGAGACGCTGCCAGCCATCTACGACAGCCA CTTTCCCCATCAAGCAACGTCAGCGCCTGAAACAC CAGCTGACCTCGCTGACACTCGGCGCACGTTGAGCGACGCCAACTTTGAGGATCAGCACACACA GACAAGACACCAAGCCCTGCAGAAGCTGGCCATCTTCTTCGAACACGCCAAAGACGATTTTGGCGACTTTCCTGATAGTGGCGCTCCCACTCCGACTAA TGCCGAGCCGACAA GCTTCTTGTGTGCTGTCGAGGAGCTTCCTTATCC CGAACAGGAAGTGGACCTCTCCGAGCTGGAACTTATTCCTCCGCCGCCTCTGTACGCCGACACCGTCTGA